Genomic segment of Streptomyces longhuiensis:
TTCAGCGGGTCGACGGGGTCGAGGGCGGCGAACGGCATGATCAGGCTCCTTGAGGGTGGTCGAGCAGGCGGTCGATGGCGGACTCGTCGTAGCCGAGTTCGGTGAGTATGTCCCGGCTGTGCAGGCCGAGGGTGGGCGGGGCCGAGCGCACCGCGGGGCGCTCGCCGCGGAAGGTGACGGGGAACGCGACCTGCTGGAGCGGGCCCACCTCCGGGTGGTCGACCTTCTGCACCATGCCGAGCGCCTCGGTCTGCGGGCAGTCGTAGACCTCGTCGAGGGTGCGGATCGGCGCGACGGGGACGCCGCGCGGCTTCAGCAGGGCGCACCAGTTGGCCACGGTGTCGTCGACGAGGACGGACTCCAGCTTGGCGTTGAGGGCCGTTCGGTGCGTGACGCGGGCGCGGTTGGTGGCGAAGCGCGGGTCGTCGGCCCACTCCGGGTGGCCGAGCGCCTCGCTCAGCTTGCGGAAGAGGCCGTCGCTGCCGACGGCGATCACGAAGTGCCCGTCCGACGCGGGGTAGGCCTGGTAGGGGACGAGGCTCGGGTGGCCGGAGCCGAGGCGGGTGGGGCGCTCCCCGGTGGCGAAGTAACCGGTCGCCCAGTTGATGTGCAGGGCGAGCTGGGACTCGTACAGGGAGGTCGTGACGTACTGGCCGTGGCCCGTGCGCTCGCGTTCCACGAGTGCCGCGTTGACGCCGATGAGACCGAAGAGCGCGGCGCC
This window contains:
- a CDS encoding CaiB/BaiF CoA transferase family protein: MPEQPRPAAPLAGMKVVDLSKILAGPYVTMSLADLGADVIKVEHPDGGDPTRAWGPPFNGPDATYYLAANRNKRSVTLDLKSPAGQEAVHRMLADADVMVENFRPGSSLARVFDYRELSARYPRLVILHISAFGDTGPLRDEPGYDMVAQASAGLMSLTGEPDGPPVKAGYAMGDLGAALFGLIGVNAALVERERTGHGQYVTTSLYESQLALHINWATGYFATGERPTRLGSGHPSLVPYQAYPASDGHFVIAVGSDGLFRKLSEALGHPEWADDPRFATNRARVTHRTALNAKLESVLVDDTVANWCALLKPRGVPVAPIRTLDEVYDCPQTEALGMVQKVDHPEVGPLQQVAFPVTFRGERPAVRSAPPTLGLHSRDILTELGYDESAIDRLLDHPQGA